Proteins encoded together in one Impatiens glandulifera chromosome 1, dImpGla2.1, whole genome shotgun sequence window:
- the LOC124919669 gene encoding LOB domain-containing protein 37-like — translation MSCNGCRVLRKGCSDNCILRQSLQGIDTPQAQANATVFVAKFFGRAGLVSFLSAVPDSQRPALFQSLLFEACGRTVNPVNGAVGLLWTGNWQLCQSAVETVLAGGSLQPMSEFLGNGLSNEGSEIDLFRSATDLFDASKQPTIAADLDLRLTQSFPTVKTGEKKKRRAETPSMNSEESETTTFESGTAAAGYQQGDRETKLLRLFF, via the exons ATGAGCTGCAACGGTTGCCGGGTTCTTCGAAAAGGCTGCAGTGATAACTGCATACTCAGACAATCTCTTCAAGGAATCGATACACCTCAAGCTCAGGCAAACGCCACTGTCTTTGTCGCCAAATTCTTTGGACGCGCCGGTCTTGTTTCATTTCTCTCAGCCGTCCCCGATTCCCAACGCCCTG CTTTGTTTCAGTCACTGTTATTTGAAGCTTGTGGTCGGACTGTAAATCCGGTGAACGGAGCTGTGGGTTTACTATGGACGGGTAATTGGCAGTTGTGTCAGTCGGCTGTTGAGACAGTTCTAGCTGGTGGTTCATTACAGCCGATGTCAGAATTCTTAGGAAATGGTTTGTCAAACGAAGGATCGGAAATTGATCTGTTCAGATCTGCTACCGATTTATTCGATGCATCGAAACAACCCACAATCGCCGCCGATCTCGATCTCCGTTTAACTCAGAGCTTTCCCACTGTAAAGACaggggagaagaagaagaggagagCAGAGACACCCTCTATGAATTCAGAGGAATCGGAAACGACCACGTTTGAGAGTGGGACGGCGGCGGCGGGGTATCAACAAGGAGATCGGGAAACAAAACTGCTTAGACTGTTCTTCTAG